From Candidatus Pedobacter colombiensis, one genomic window encodes:
- a CDS encoding DUF6298 domain-containing protein, with amino-acid sequence MKYISTKSYSRLCWFTLSLFLGLSAAAQKVKVEEPAKPVFKGKDGKLNYTPDEKGNRIPDFSYCGYMAGEQAIPDAVVKVTVPAKAGDATLRIQSALNYVATLPLGQDGLRGAVLLEKGKYEIAGTLKINASGVVLRGSGMDKNGTILYATGLDRLGVLRIAGQSNLVKEKAVTITDKYVPVNAMKITVGNGAAFKSGDRVIVQRASTKNWIDAIGTDHFGGGITSLGWKPGQRDIYWDRKVVVVNGNELTLDAPLTTALDVSYGEATVSKYTWTGRISCSGAENMRLQSAFDAKNSKDEYHRWTGISLENIEDGWVRQVTFEHFAGSVVTVQETAKRITVEDCKSFVPVSEIGGERRYTFLTTGGQTLFQRLYSEYGYHDFGVGYCAPGPNAFVQCQAYLPFSFSGAIDSWASGVLFDVVNIDGQALSFMNRGQDGQGAGWAAANSVFWQCTAARVDCYQPPTAQNWAFGTWAQFAGDGYWDMSNEQIQPRSLYYAQLKDRLGSQVDARAFVMPVETDASSSPPVDVAMKLTKLSVKPAMTLIEYIDQAAQRQKINTDAGSAKSIDKIGVEKPVQSPSAATMLLNNGWLVRGNTVVTGDRQDVQWWNGSARPYGLKSTKPHITRFVPGRSGKGLTDDLDETTDSMQNGTVKILDHNYGLWYDRRRDDHERIRRMDGEVWTPFYELPFARSGQDKAWDGLSKYDLTKYNLWYWERLKRFADLADQKGLVLIHQNYFQHNIIEAGAHYADYPWRTANNINSTGFPEPVPYAGDKRVFMAEQYYDVTNSTRRALHRAYIRKCLDNFKDNNGVIQLIGAEFTGPLHFVQFWIDTIKEWEKETGKHPIIGLSTTKDVQDAILADKDRAAVVDLIDIRYWHYQADGTAYAPEGGQNLAPRQHARLLRPKKTSFEQVYRAVSEYRLRYPEKAVIYSGDSYDSFGWAIFMAGGSLSNIPGFNNALLSATAGMKPVALAGKPAGQYALINPGKAYVFYNSSAAPLKVDLSNTAGNYAVKRINTRNGVVMSEEKVKGGSVIELKKLSSGDEVVFVNKI; translated from the coding sequence GTGAAATACATTAGTACAAAATCCTATAGTCGGTTATGCTGGTTTACATTGAGCCTGTTTTTGGGCTTATCTGCCGCTGCGCAAAAAGTAAAAGTTGAAGAGCCGGCTAAACCCGTATTTAAAGGTAAGGATGGCAAATTGAATTATACCCCTGATGAAAAAGGCAACCGTATTCCCGATTTTTCTTACTGTGGATATATGGCCGGCGAACAGGCTATTCCTGATGCGGTGGTTAAAGTTACTGTTCCTGCAAAAGCTGGTGATGCGACTTTAAGGATCCAATCGGCTTTAAACTACGTGGCCACTTTACCTTTAGGTCAGGATGGTTTAAGAGGAGCAGTATTACTGGAGAAGGGAAAATATGAAATTGCAGGTACCTTAAAGATCAATGCATCGGGTGTAGTGCTTCGAGGTAGTGGAATGGATAAAAACGGAACTATATTGTATGCAACCGGGTTAGATAGACTAGGTGTGTTACGCATAGCAGGTCAGAGTAATCTTGTTAAAGAAAAAGCGGTAACCATTACCGATAAATATGTTCCGGTAAATGCCATGAAAATTACAGTTGGTAATGGAGCCGCATTTAAATCAGGAGATAGAGTGATTGTACAACGCGCATCCACAAAGAATTGGATAGATGCCATTGGTACAGATCATTTTGGAGGAGGAATTACCTCATTAGGATGGAAACCAGGTCAGCGTGATATTTATTGGGATAGAAAAGTTGTTGTGGTAAATGGCAACGAACTTACACTTGATGCCCCCTTAACTACAGCACTTGATGTATCGTATGGTGAGGCTACAGTATCAAAATATACATGGACGGGTAGGATTTCCTGTTCTGGCGCAGAAAATATGAGGCTCCAATCTGCCTTTGATGCTAAAAATTCTAAGGATGAATATCACCGTTGGACAGGGATTTCACTGGAAAATATTGAAGATGGATGGGTTCGTCAGGTAACATTTGAGCATTTCGCAGGTTCGGTAGTTACTGTACAGGAAACGGCTAAAAGAATAACAGTCGAAGATTGTAAATCCTTTGTTCCTGTTTCGGAAATAGGAGGTGAACGTAGATATACCTTTTTAACTACCGGCGGACAAACGTTATTTCAAAGGTTATATTCGGAATATGGTTATCATGATTTCGGTGTAGGTTATTGCGCTCCGGGGCCCAACGCTTTTGTTCAGTGTCAAGCATATTTGCCATTTAGCTTTAGTGGAGCAATTGACAGTTGGGCATCAGGAGTCTTGTTTGATGTGGTCAATATTGACGGACAAGCATTGAGTTTTATGAACCGCGGTCAGGATGGACAAGGTGCGGGTTGGGCTGCGGCAAATAGTGTTTTTTGGCAGTGCACAGCGGCAAGGGTAGATTGCTATCAGCCACCGACAGCCCAAAACTGGGCTTTTGGTACCTGGGCACAGTTTGCAGGAGATGGATATTGGGATATGTCTAACGAGCAGATCCAGCCACGTAGTTTATATTATGCACAATTAAAGGACAGATTAGGTTCGCAAGTAGATGCGCGCGCCTTTGTTATGCCTGTCGAGACAGATGCTTCGAGTAGTCCTCCAGTAGACGTAGCAATGAAATTGACAAAATTGTCAGTTAAACCGGCAATGACGCTTATAGAATATATAGATCAGGCGGCGCAAAGACAAAAAATTAATACTGATGCCGGTTCGGCTAAAAGTATAGACAAAATTGGCGTTGAAAAGCCTGTACAATCTCCCTCGGCAGCAACAATGTTACTGAACAATGGTTGGTTGGTACGTGGTAACACGGTAGTAACCGGGGATAGGCAGGATGTACAATGGTGGAATGGAAGTGCAAGGCCTTATGGCTTGAAAAGTACTAAGCCACACATTACCCGTTTTGTTCCGGGACGTTCAGGAAAAGGCTTAACGGACGACCTTGACGAAACCACTGATTCCATGCAAAATGGAACAGTAAAGATTTTAGATCATAATTATGGTTTGTGGTATGATCGCCGTCGTGATGATCATGAGCGTATCAGAAGAATGGACGGCGAGGTATGGACACCTTTTTATGAATTGCCATTTGCCAGAAGCGGGCAAGATAAAGCCTGGGATGGTTTAAGTAAATACGATCTTACCAAATATAACTTATGGTATTGGGAGAGGCTTAAGCGGTTTGCTGATCTTGCTGATCAAAAAGGTCTGGTATTGATCCACCAAAACTATTTTCAGCACAACATTATAGAGGCGGGAGCACATTATGCAGATTATCCGTGGCGTACTGCCAATAACATCAATAGTACAGGTTTTCCGGAACCGGTTCCTTATGCAGGTGACAAACGTGTGTTTATGGCCGAACAGTATTACGATGTGACCAATTCAACTCGTCGTGCATTACACCGTGCTTATATCCGTAAATGTTTGGATAATTTTAAGGATAATAATGGCGTGATCCAGTTGATTGGAGCAGAATTTACAGGGCCTTTGCACTTTGTACAGTTTTGGATCGACACCATCAAGGAATGGGAAAAAGAAACTGGTAAGCATCCTATAATTGGCTTAAGTACCACTAAGGATGTGCAGGATGCAATTCTGGCTGATAAAGACAGAGCAGCTGTAGTTGATTTGATCGATATTCGTTACTGGCATTATCAGGCAGATGGTACAGCCTATGCACCAGAAGGTGGACAAAATCTGGCCCCACGCCAACACGCACGTTTATTAAGGCCTAAAAAAACATCATTTGAACAGGTATACCGTGCAGTATCAGAATACCGTTTGCGGTATCCTGAAAAAGCAGTTATATACTCAGGTGATAGCTATGATTCTTTTGGATGGGCTATTTTTATGGCTGGAGGTTCATTATCAAACAT
- a CDS encoding RagB/SusD family nutrient uptake outer membrane protein → MKTIYRILFAGLFISSGVLSSCTKLDEYNPSTVSLETAYGEKAGFEGLINGCYTDLYFFHGKVDFIGPTEAGTDSWVNYGTSEIGLCLYDNSLTTASGTLKVIWNGLYSMINFCNTAIYYAKDVKGYATQQELNAKIAEAYFIRAYANFNLVEQFGGVVLQTKSAAISGVDTEPKRSTEKEFYDLIFSDLKFACDNLPIDQTLRGRVTRKAAYALLAKAYLQRTRLGEKDQYAKLALETAEELINNPAKYKCSLYLSDAQKSGFAKLWDGANNKNNPEFLFLQAVDATAGLNPENFNRGRTRQYYLPDLGGRGAEWGARETSILYGRSNAKYFKPSKYLLTSIFEPSETTPDTRFAQTFTYKFYANTDKVIIQSLATTYGKDASIVGKTILGTTAAYTGLFGAQQLEEEKNMANDAGLAVFTPNWTIDAATKKKMPMLVADPSDIFDAATGNYKLASSIQAPDVDLTNMFPAMKKFSSKMYDYSNQYWMGDIPIIRLGDIYLVAAEAALLYNNDQNKAAQYVNVIRKRAALTTRETAMVVLPSDMTVNYILKERGRELTGEHWRWYDLKRTGNLTKAYLQATNPVVGVNFNDNKNKVRPIPQSLLDAITNSAEFGTNGY, encoded by the coding sequence ATGAAAACGATATATAGAATTTTGTTTGCCGGATTATTTATCTCATCAGGAGTATTGTCGTCTTGCACCAAGTTAGATGAATATAATCCAAGTACAGTGTCCTTAGAGACTGCTTATGGAGAAAAAGCGGGCTTTGAAGGATTAATTAATGGTTGCTATACTGATCTTTACTTTTTTCACGGAAAAGTTGATTTTATTGGCCCCACAGAAGCGGGTACAGATAGTTGGGTCAACTATGGTACTAGTGAGATTGGCCTTTGCTTATATGACAACTCGTTAACAACGGCTAGTGGCACATTAAAAGTAATTTGGAATGGTTTGTATTCAATGATTAACTTTTGTAATACTGCTATTTATTATGCCAAAGATGTAAAGGGATATGCTACTCAGCAGGAATTAAATGCCAAGATAGCTGAAGCCTATTTTATCAGGGCCTATGCCAACTTTAATCTGGTCGAGCAATTTGGTGGTGTGGTGTTGCAAACAAAATCTGCAGCAATTAGTGGTGTAGATACAGAACCTAAGCGCAGCACTGAAAAGGAGTTTTATGATTTAATTTTTTCAGATCTTAAATTTGCATGTGATAACTTACCCATTGATCAAACGTTAAGAGGTCGTGTAACCAGAAAAGCAGCCTATGCGTTATTGGCCAAAGCTTATCTGCAAAGAACAAGGCTTGGTGAAAAAGATCAGTATGCAAAATTGGCTCTTGAAACTGCAGAAGAATTGATTAATAATCCTGCAAAATATAAGTGTTCTTTATATTTAAGTGACGCTCAGAAATCAGGTTTCGCTAAATTGTGGGATGGTGCGAATAATAAAAATAATCCCGAATTTTTATTCTTACAGGCAGTTGATGCTACAGCAGGACTAAATCCTGAAAACTTTAATAGAGGACGTACCCGCCAGTACTATTTGCCGGATCTTGGTGGCCGCGGCGCGGAGTGGGGAGCCAGAGAGACCAGTATTCTTTATGGACGTTCAAATGCAAAATATTTTAAGCCAAGTAAATATTTGCTAACCAGTATTTTTGAACCTAGTGAAACTACACCTGATACCCGTTTTGCTCAAACATTTACTTATAAATTTTATGCAAACACTGATAAGGTGATTATTCAGTCATTGGCAACAACCTATGGAAAAGACGCTTCTATAGTTGGAAAAACCATATTGGGAACTACAGCTGCGTATACTGGGTTATTTGGTGCACAGCAGCTGGAAGAAGAAAAGAATATGGCCAATGATGCTGGATTAGCAGTGTTTACACCTAACTGGACAATCGATGCCGCAACGAAAAAGAAGATGCCTATGCTGGTAGCAGATCCAAGTGATATTTTTGATGCTGCAACAGGTAATTATAAACTTGCTTCATCCATACAAGCACCAGATGTAGATCTGACCAATATGTTCCCTGCAATGAAAAAGTTCTCTAGCAAAATGTATGATTATTCCAATCAGTACTGGATGGGCGATATTCCTATCATTCGCTTAGGTGATATTTATCTGGTTGCTGCAGAAGCCGCTTTATTATACAATAATGACCAGAATAAAGCAGCACAATATGTAAATGTAATTAGAAAAAGAGCTGCATTGACTACACGTGAAACAGCTATGGTTGTACTGCCTTCAGATATGACTGTGAATTATATTTTAAAAGAAAGAGGAAGGGAGTTGACAGGTGAGCACTGGCGTTGGTATGACTTGAAACGCACAGGAAATTTGACCAAGGCTTATTTGCAAGCAACAAATCCTGTTGTTGGGGTAAATTTTAATGACAATAAAAATAAAGTCCGCCCTATTCCGCAATCATTGTTAGATGCAATTACCAACTCAGCTGAGTTTGGAACAAACGGTTATTAA
- a CDS encoding polysaccharide lyase has translation MKLNNILLFGALLGTQHAVAQYPTIPHAMQDSSDAVQAKNDKLSDLAWEKAFKIVQQEAKNGKPYVPNASKPSDLLQANIPAFPGAEGGGAFTYGGRGGRVIVVTNLSDSGPGSFRAACEEGGARIIVFNVAGIIKLKSPVSIRAPYVTIAGQSAPGDGICIAGESVWIDTHDVVIRYMRFRRGATDVTRRDDALGGNPIGNIMIDHVSASWGLDENMSIYRHVYKTEGAKPEKLPTVNVTIQNSIFSEALDTYNHSFGSTIGGLNSTFMRNLWASNISRSPSVGMYGDFGFVNNVIFNWWNRSADGGDNNSFFSFINNYYKPGPVTPAGQPISYRILKPESGRDKRYAHLFGRAYVVGNIVEGNEKVTKDNWAGGIQPADATNNQKLLDSIRTDKPLPMAHVTTISAKDAYTYVLNNAGATLPKRDPVDIRVVEQVRTGVVKYSDQAKPGVGGQFIKRRLPDDSYKKGIISDISQVGGYPVYKGTPYKDSDNDGMPDAWEIKNGLNPNDPSDAVKYKFKNGYTNIENYLNSLVDVKNVKP, from the coding sequence ATGAAACTCAATAACATACTGCTTTTTGGCGCTCTATTAGGTACTCAACATGCAGTGGCACAATATCCAACCATTCCACATGCAATGCAGGACTCGTCAGATGCTGTTCAGGCAAAAAACGATAAATTATCTGATCTGGCATGGGAAAAAGCCTTTAAGATTGTTCAGCAAGAAGCCAAAAATGGCAAACCTTATGTTCCAAATGCATCAAAACCTTCAGATCTTTTGCAGGCTAATATTCCCGCTTTTCCAGGAGCTGAAGGTGGTGGCGCGTTTACTTATGGTGGTCGTGGAGGTAGGGTGATTGTGGTCACAAATCTGTCAGATAGCGGACCAGGATCATTTCGTGCCGCCTGCGAAGAGGGAGGTGCCCGTATAATCGTCTTTAACGTTGCCGGAATTATAAAATTAAAAAGCCCGGTTAGTATTCGTGCGCCATATGTTACTATTGCCGGACAATCGGCTCCGGGTGATGGGATATGTATAGCAGGAGAGTCTGTGTGGATAGATACGCATGACGTCGTAATTCGTTATATGCGTTTCCGTCGCGGCGCTACAGATGTAACCCGTAGAGATGATGCCTTGGGAGGAAATCCAATAGGTAACATTATGATCGACCATGTGTCAGCCAGCTGGGGACTAGATGAAAATATGTCTATTTACAGACATGTTTATAAGACAGAGGGAGCTAAACCTGAAAAACTACCAACGGTAAATGTGACCATACAAAACTCAATATTCTCTGAAGCATTAGATACTTATAACCATTCTTTTGGAAGTACGATTGGTGGTTTAAACAGCACATTTATGAGAAATTTATGGGCATCGAATATCAGCAGAAGTCCTTCAGTAGGTATGTATGGCGACTTCGGTTTTGTAAATAATGTTATTTTTAACTGGTGGAACAGAAGTGCTGATGGAGGTGACAACAATTCGTTTTTTAGTTTTATCAATAATTATTATAAACCAGGACCAGTTACTCCTGCAGGTCAGCCAATTTCCTATAGGATCTTAAAGCCGGAATCTGGACGTGATAAAAGGTATGCGCATCTATTTGGAAGAGCTTATGTTGTCGGAAATATAGTAGAAGGAAATGAAAAAGTAACGAAAGACAATTGGGCAGGTGGCATACAGCCGGCAGATGCAACAAATAATCAAAAATTGCTGGACTCTATCCGTACAGATAAACCTTTGCCAATGGCACATGTAACTACAATCAGTGCAAAAGATGCCTATACTTATGTTTTGAACAATGCAGGTGCAACATTACCAAAGCGTGATCCTGTGGATATTCGTGTTGTAGAGCAGGTAAGAACAGGTGTGGTTAAATACAGTGATCAGGCAAAGCCGGGAGTTGGAGGGCAGTTTATCAAAAGAAGATTACCGGATGATTCTTATAAGAAAGGGATTATTTCAGACATTAGTCAGGTAGGCGGTTATCCAGTATACAAGGGGACTCCATATAAAGATTCGGATAATGACGGAATGCCAGATGCATGGGAAATTAAAAATGGTTTAAATCCTAATGATCCATCAGATGCGGTGAAATATAAATTCAAAAACGGTTATACGAACATTGAAAATTACCTGAACAGTTTGGTTGATGTTAAAAATGTAAAACCATAA